From the genome of Streptomyces sp. NBC_01341, one region includes:
- a CDS encoding polysaccharide deacetylase family protein produces the protein MQTTAPGSARADATSDAKGSFGRADCRKAKCIALTFDAGPSEDTPHLLDVLKEEKVPATFFLLGRDHVLKHPDTVRRIEAEGHEVANHTWSHEILTGKEPGEIRAELEKTQDAIERITGKRPRLMRPPQGRTDDEVSKVSEELGLSQILWSATAKDYSTTDSALIRKRILDQAGQDGIILLHDIYKGTVPAVPGIIHTLKKRGYTFVTVPQLMAPAEPEPGTVYRP, from the coding sequence ATGCAGACCACGGCGCCCGGATCGGCACGTGCCGACGCCACGTCGGACGCCAAGGGATCGTTCGGCCGGGCGGACTGCCGCAAGGCCAAGTGCATCGCGCTGACCTTCGACGCCGGACCGTCCGAGGACACCCCGCACCTGCTGGACGTCCTCAAGGAGGAGAAGGTGCCCGCCACCTTCTTCCTGCTCGGCAGGGATCACGTCCTGAAGCACCCGGACACCGTGCGGCGCATCGAGGCGGAAGGGCACGAGGTCGCCAACCACACCTGGTCGCACGAGATCCTGACCGGCAAGGAGCCCGGTGAGATACGGGCGGAGCTGGAGAAGACCCAGGACGCGATCGAGAGGATCACGGGCAAGAGGCCCCGGCTGATGCGCCCGCCGCAGGGTCGCACCGACGACGAGGTCTCGAAGGTCTCCGAGGAGCTCGGGCTCTCGCAGATCCTGTGGAGCGCCACCGCCAAGGACTACTCCACGACCGACTCGGCGCTGATCCGGAAGCGGATACTGGACCAGGCCGGCCAGGACGGGATCATCCTGCTGCACGACATCTACAAGGGAACGGTCCCCGCGGTGCCGGGCATCATCCACACCCTGAAGAAGCGGGGCTACACCTTCGTGACCGTGCCCCAGCTGATGGCTCCGGCCGAGCCGGAGCCCGGCACGGTGTACCGCCCCTGA
- a CDS encoding spermidine synthase yields the protein MSATDAPRPVVLDRREGPFGEVVLRERGDDFEIIANGCFLMDTSDGRSERLLVDAALAALPADRPAPSVLIGGLGVGFSVVRAAAEPRWGRIAVVEREQAVVDWHRDGPLGRISGAALADPRTEILLTDLVAHLRTTTERYDALCLDIDNGPDWTVTEDNGNLYSPTGLAACRARLNPGGVLAVWSAQSSAAFGPALRNAGFHAVTTEEVAVARGVPDVVHLALRDD from the coding sequence ATGTCCGCCACAGACGCCCCCCGCCCCGTCGTACTCGACCGCCGCGAGGGGCCGTTCGGCGAAGTCGTCCTGCGCGAACGCGGCGACGACTTCGAGATCATCGCGAACGGCTGCTTCCTGATGGACACCTCGGACGGCCGCTCCGAGCGCCTCCTCGTCGACGCCGCACTCGCCGCCCTGCCCGCGGACCGGCCCGCCCCGTCGGTCCTGATCGGCGGGCTCGGTGTCGGCTTCTCCGTGGTGCGGGCCGCGGCCGAGCCCCGCTGGGGCAGGATCGCGGTCGTGGAGCGGGAGCAGGCGGTCGTGGACTGGCACCGGGACGGCCCGCTCGGCCGGATCTCCGGCGCGGCCCTCGCGGATCCGCGGACGGAGATCCTGCTCACGGACCTGGTCGCCCACCTCCGCACGACCACGGAGCGTTACGACGCGCTGTGCCTGGACATCGACAACGGCCCCGACTGGACCGTCACCGAGGACAACGGGAACCTCTATTCGCCGACGGGTCTGGCGGCGTGCCGAGCGCGTCTGAACCCTGGCGGGGTGCTCGCCGTGTGGTCCGCGCAATCGTCCGCCGCGTTCGGGCCGGCGTTGCGGAATGCCGGATTCCACGCCGTAACGACCGAAGAAGTAGCCGTTGCCCGAGGTGTGCCGGACGTGGTCCATCTCGCACTCCGGGACGACTGA
- a CDS encoding DUF742 domain-containing protein, with protein MTSAAEPVRKLPVRGADRKAARVRPYSLTGGRTRFGHVLLVETFVAALEAPEERRELTNGNLASRVMPELRAIVELCRRMRTVAEISALLKMPLGVVRVLLSDLADQGKIRVYGTGHGAGQPDRALLERVLNGLRRL; from the coding sequence GTGACGTCAGCTGCTGAACCCGTACGGAAACTGCCCGTCCGGGGCGCCGACCGCAAGGCCGCACGGGTCCGCCCGTACTCCCTGACCGGTGGGCGCACCCGCTTCGGCCACGTGCTGCTCGTCGAGACGTTCGTCGCCGCACTCGAGGCACCCGAGGAGCGCCGGGAGCTCACGAACGGCAATCTCGCCTCGCGGGTCATGCCCGAGCTGCGCGCCATCGTGGAACTCTGCCGGCGTATGCGTACGGTCGCGGAGATCTCGGCCCTGCTGAAGATGCCGCTCGGTGTGGTCCGGGTGCTGCTCAGCGACCTGGCCGACCAGGGAAAGATCCGCGTGTACGGGACCGGTCACGGCGCCGGTCAGCCCGACCGCGCACTGCTCGAAAGGGTTCTCAATGGACTCCGCCGTCTCTGA
- a CDS encoding styrene monooxygenase/indole monooxygenase family protein, protein MRKILIVGAGQSGLQLALGLQSNGYEVTLMSNRTADEIRSGRVMSTQCMFDTALQHERDLQLNFWESQAPRIDGLGVSVAGPDSSRVIDWVGRLDGYAQSVDQRVKMAGWMDTFAQRGGQLVIHGAAVSDLDYFSRTYDLVMVSAGKGELVSMFGRDASRSPYDAPQRALAVAYVHGMGPRPEHPDFEAVRCNLVPGVGELFVMPTLTTSGRADILFWEGIPGGPLDAFRGIKDPAEHLAKTLELMEKFTPWEYARATKVELTDANATLAGRYAPTVRKPVGRLPGGGLVLGVGDVVVANDPITGQGSNTASKCAHSYLNSILEHGDREFDEAFMEATFARHWENTQHVVKWTNAMLGPPPEHVLNLIGAAGQLQPAADRFANGFDNPADFDNFFFEPEKTNAYLGSLTGAQ, encoded by the coding sequence ATGCGGAAGATACTCATAGTCGGAGCCGGTCAGTCCGGCCTCCAGCTGGCCCTCGGACTGCAGTCCAACGGCTACGAAGTCACCCTGATGTCCAACCGCACGGCGGACGAGATCCGGTCCGGCCGCGTCATGTCGACGCAGTGCATGTTCGACACGGCTCTCCAGCACGAGCGCGACCTCCAGCTCAACTTCTGGGAGTCGCAGGCCCCGCGGATCGACGGCCTCGGCGTCTCGGTCGCCGGGCCCGACTCCTCCCGCGTCATCGACTGGGTGGGGAGGCTCGACGGGTACGCGCAGTCGGTCGACCAGCGCGTGAAGATGGCCGGCTGGATGGACACCTTCGCCCAGCGCGGTGGTCAGCTCGTGATCCACGGCGCGGCCGTGTCCGACCTGGACTACTTCTCCCGCACGTACGACCTGGTGATGGTCTCGGCCGGGAAGGGCGAGCTGGTCTCCATGTTCGGCCGGGACGCCTCCCGTTCGCCGTACGACGCCCCCCAGCGCGCGCTGGCCGTCGCGTACGTCCACGGAATGGGCCCGCGCCCGGAGCACCCGGACTTCGAGGCGGTCCGCTGCAACCTGGTCCCGGGTGTCGGCGAGCTGTTCGTCATGCCGACCCTGACCACGTCGGGCCGTGCGGACATCCTGTTCTGGGAGGGCATCCCCGGCGGTCCGCTGGACGCCTTCCGGGGCATCAAGGACCCCGCGGAGCACCTGGCCAAGACGCTGGAGCTCATGGAGAAGTTCACCCCGTGGGAGTACGCGCGCGCCACCAAGGTCGAGCTGACCGACGCCAACGCCACGCTGGCGGGCCGTTACGCCCCGACCGTGCGCAAGCCCGTCGGGCGGCTGCCCGGCGGCGGTCTGGTCCTCGGGGTGGGGGACGTGGTCGTCGCCAACGACCCGATCACCGGGCAGGGTTCGAACACGGCGTCCAAGTGTGCGCACTCCTACCTGAACTCGATCCTCGAACACGGCGACCGCGAGTTCGACGAGGCGTTCATGGAAGCCACCTTCGCGCGGCACTGGGAGAACACCCAGCACGTCGTGAAGTGGACGAACGCGATGCTCGGCCCGCCGCCGGAGCACGTGCTGAACCTCATCGGCGCAGCCGGTCAGCTCCAGCCCGCCGCAGACCGGTTCGCCAACGGGTTCGACAACCCGGCGGACTTCGACAACTTCTTCTTCGAGCCGGAGAAGACGAACGCGTACCTGGGCTCGCTCACCGGGGCCCAGTAG
- a CDS encoding roadblock/LC7 domain-containing protein yields the protein MTAPSTFGLSSEARNLHWLLSNLVEEVPGVHSVTVVSSDGLMLLSSDPGLAAAKAAGGHRGPKGSSADLATIVSGIGSLTIGAAKLMDGGGVKQTMVAMDEGSVFVMSISDGSLLGVHATPDCDMSVVAYHMALFVGRAGHVLTPELRSELRKSMESTQ from the coding sequence TTGACTGCGCCGAGCACATTCGGGCTGAGTTCCGAGGCCCGTAACCTTCACTGGCTGCTGAGCAATCTCGTGGAGGAGGTGCCAGGGGTCCACTCGGTCACCGTCGTCTCGTCCGACGGGCTGATGCTGCTCTCCTCCGACCCCGGACTCGCGGCGGCCAAGGCGGCGGGCGGGCACCGAGGCCCCAAGGGCTCCAGCGCCGACCTCGCCACCATCGTCTCCGGCATCGGGTCGCTCACGATCGGCGCCGCGAAGCTGATGGACGGCGGCGGCGTCAAGCAGACGATGGTCGCGATGGACGAGGGAAGCGTCTTCGTCATGTCGATCAGCGACGGTTCCCTGCTCGGTGTGCACGCCACCCCCGACTGCGACATGAGCGTCGTCGCTTACCACATGGCGCTCTTCGTCGGCCGCGCCGGACACGTACTCACCCCCGAACTCCGCAGTGAGCTGCGCAAATCGATGGAGAGCACCCAGTGA
- a CDS encoding GTP-binding protein — translation MDSAVSEAPLFTPRQPGPREQPDESVQDWQLDHTRAPIATKIVVAGGFGVGKTTFVSSVSEITPLQTEALMTQASEETDDLTATPDKVTTTVAMDFGRLTLDDDLVLYVFGTPGQQRFWFMWDDLVRGAIGAVVLADTRRLADCFPALDYFESCGLPYIVAVNHFEGTEGFEEADVREALSVPPHVPVVIMDARNRITVVESLLALVGHALDVAPA, via the coding sequence ATGGACTCCGCCGTCTCTGAGGCGCCGCTCTTCACCCCCCGTCAGCCGGGCCCGCGCGAGCAGCCCGACGAGTCCGTCCAGGACTGGCAGCTCGACCACACACGTGCGCCGATCGCCACCAAGATCGTGGTCGCGGGCGGCTTCGGCGTGGGCAAGACGACGTTCGTCAGCTCGGTCTCCGAGATAACCCCGCTGCAGACCGAAGCGCTGATGACACAGGCCAGCGAGGAGACCGACGACCTCACGGCCACGCCCGACAAGGTCACGACGACCGTGGCGATGGACTTCGGCCGTCTCACCCTCGACGACGACCTCGTCCTGTACGTCTTCGGCACCCCCGGTCAGCAGCGTTTTTGGTTCATGTGGGACGACCTCGTGCGCGGCGCGATCGGCGCGGTCGTCCTGGCCGACACCCGGCGGCTCGCCGACTGCTTCCCGGCCCTTGACTACTTCGAGAGCTGCGGCCTTCCGTACATCGTCGCCGTCAACCACTTCGAGGGCACGGAGGGTTTCGAGGAGGCAGACGTCAGGGAAGCCCTGTCCGTCCCGCCGCACGTACCTGTTGTGATCATGGATGCGCGTAACAGGATCACGGTCGTCGAGTCCCTGCTCGCCCTGGTGGGCCACGCACTCGACGTCGCGCCCGCGTAA
- the lon gene encoding endopeptidase La — protein MTAESKSEAFAPVDLPVLPLDDEVVLPGMVVPLDLSDAEVRAAVEAAQAVAPAGSGKPQVLLVPRIDGSYTGIGVLGTVEQVGRLADGDPGAIIRARHRVRIGAGTSGPGNALWVEGTRIDVSAPDPLPGSAAELAKEYKALATSWLKKRGAWQVVDRVEQIDDISTLADNSGYSPFLTVAQKVRMLETADPVARLKLAIQWLGEHLAEQDVAESIAKDVQEGVDKQQREFLLRRQLDAVRKELSELNGESGADESDDYRARVESADLPGNVREAALKEVEKLERASDQSPEGSWIRTWLDTVLELPWTERTEDAYDIKGAQEVLDAEHAGLQDVKERITEYLAVRKRRADRGLGVVGGRRGGAVLALVGPPGVGKTSLGESVAHAMGRKFVRVALGGVRDEAEIRGHRRTYVGALPGRIVRAIKEAGSMNPVVLLDEIDKVGSDFRGDPAAALLEVLDPAQNHTFRDHYLEVELDLSDVVFLATANVLEAIPEALLDRMELVRLDGYTEDEKVVIARDHLLPRQLERAGLETGEVALDESALRKLAAEYTREAGVRNLERAVARLLRKVAAQHELGDRDLPFTVSEQDLRGLIGRPHHVPESAQDPAERRTAVPGVATGLAVTGAGGDVLFVEASLADPETGASGLTLTGQLGDVMKESAQIALSFLRSHGAELELPVADLKDRGAHIHFPAGAVPKDGPSAGITMTTALASLLSGRLVRTDVAMTGEVSLTGRVLPIGGLKQKLLAAHRAGITTVVIPKRNEADLDDVPAEVLDALEVHPVTDVRQVLDIALVPASARAETRIPAAA, from the coding sequence ATGACTGCTGAGTCCAAGTCCGAGGCGTTCGCGCCGGTCGACCTGCCCGTGCTGCCGCTCGACGACGAGGTCGTACTGCCCGGCATGGTGGTGCCCCTCGATCTGTCGGACGCGGAGGTACGCGCCGCCGTGGAGGCCGCACAGGCCGTCGCCCCGGCCGGCAGCGGCAAGCCCCAGGTGCTGCTCGTGCCGCGCATCGACGGCAGCTACACCGGGATCGGTGTCCTCGGCACGGTCGAGCAGGTCGGCCGCCTTGCCGACGGGGACCCGGGGGCGATCATCAGGGCTCGCCACCGCGTGCGGATCGGTGCCGGCACGAGCGGGCCCGGGAACGCGCTGTGGGTGGAGGGCACCCGGATCGACGTCTCCGCACCCGACCCCCTGCCCGGATCGGCCGCCGAGCTGGCCAAGGAGTACAAGGCCCTCGCCACCAGCTGGCTGAAGAAGCGCGGCGCCTGGCAGGTCGTGGACCGGGTGGAGCAGATCGATGACATCTCCACGCTCGCCGACAACTCCGGTTACTCGCCCTTCCTCACCGTCGCCCAGAAGGTCCGGATGCTGGAGACGGCGGACCCGGTCGCCCGTCTGAAGCTCGCCATCCAGTGGCTCGGAGAGCACCTGGCCGAGCAGGATGTCGCCGAATCCATCGCCAAGGACGTCCAGGAGGGCGTCGACAAGCAGCAGCGCGAGTTCCTGCTGCGGCGCCAGCTCGACGCCGTGCGCAAGGAGCTCTCCGAGCTCAACGGCGAGTCCGGCGCCGACGAGTCCGACGACTACCGTGCCCGCGTCGAGTCCGCCGACCTGCCCGGGAACGTCCGCGAGGCCGCTCTCAAGGAGGTCGAGAAGCTGGAGCGCGCGTCCGACCAGAGCCCCGAGGGCTCCTGGATCAGGACGTGGCTGGACACGGTCCTCGAGCTCCCGTGGACCGAGCGGACCGAGGACGCCTACGACATCAAGGGCGCCCAGGAGGTCCTGGACGCCGAACACGCGGGCCTGCAGGACGTGAAGGAGCGCATCACCGAGTACCTCGCGGTGCGCAAGCGGCGTGCCGACCGCGGGCTGGGTGTGGTCGGAGGCCGCCGGGGCGGTGCGGTGCTGGCGCTCGTCGGCCCGCCCGGAGTCGGCAAGACGTCCCTCGGCGAGAGCGTCGCGCACGCCATGGGACGCAAGTTCGTCCGGGTCGCGCTCGGCGGTGTCCGGGACGAGGCCGAGATCCGCGGTCACCGGCGTACGTACGTCGGCGCACTGCCGGGGCGTATCGTCCGGGCGATCAAGGAAGCCGGGTCGATGAACCCGGTCGTCCTGCTCGACGAGATCGACAAGGTCGGCTCGGACTTCCGGGGCGACCCGGCGGCCGCCCTCCTCGAAGTGCTCGACCCGGCGCAGAACCACACGTTCCGCGACCACTACCTGGAGGTCGAGCTCGACCTGAGCGACGTGGTCTTCCTGGCGACGGCCAACGTCCTCGAAGCCATCCCCGAGGCCCTGCTCGACCGTATGGAGCTGGTGCGGCTGGACGGCTACACCGAGGACGAGAAGGTCGTCATCGCACGCGACCACCTCCTCCCGCGCCAGCTGGAGCGAGCGGGTCTCGAGACGGGTGAGGTCGCGCTCGACGAGTCCGCCCTGCGCAAGCTGGCGGCGGAGTACACCCGGGAAGCCGGAGTGCGGAACCTGGAGCGCGCCGTCGCCCGGCTGCTCCGCAAGGTCGCGGCCCAGCACGAGCTGGGCGACCGGGACCTGCCGTTCACGGTGTCCGAGCAGGACCTGCGTGGCCTGATCGGCCGGCCGCACCACGTGCCGGAGTCCGCCCAGGACCCCGCCGAGCGCCGCACCGCGGTCCCGGGTGTGGCCACCGGGCTCGCTGTGACCGGGGCGGGAGGAGACGTCCTCTTCGTCGAGGCGTCGCTGGCCGATCCCGAGACCGGGGCGTCAGGACTGACCCTGACGGGCCAGCTGGGCGACGTGATGAAGGAGTCCGCGCAGATCGCGCTGAGCTTCCTTCGCTCGCACGGCGCGGAACTGGAGCTCCCCGTCGCGGACCTCAAGGACCGGGGGGCGCACATCCACTTCCCGGCGGGCGCGGTCCCCAAGGACGGCCCGAGTGCCGGTATCACCATGACGACCGCGCTGGCTTCCCTGCTCTCGGGGCGGCTCGTCCGGACCGACGTGGCGATGACCGGTGAGGTGTCACTGACCGGACGGGTGCTGCCGATCGGCGGGCTGAAGCAGAAGCTGCTGGCGGCCCACCGCGCCGGAATCACCACCGTGGTGATCCCCAAGAGGAACGAGGCGGATCTGGACGATGTCCCGGCCGAGGTCCTCGACGCCCTGGAGGTCCACCCGGTGACCGACGTCCGTCAGGTCCTGGACATCGCGCTCGTCCCGGCTTCGGCCAGGGCGGAGACAAGGATCCCGGCCGCGGCATAG
- a CDS encoding sensor histidine kinase, producing MQKKRPRSKDGTREESGAVPQAASASKRTVRVRNRLVAGVAVVGITVIAAGAPAALGASSDLNESQRLVTLAALNQQAITLAHSLADERDGVVAHIAGGRDEAGKDDTASLAARVDQQVDEIRETAPAALRRDLSGIPSLRRTALTGKGSATEAYQAYSEVVAKLHDLADELAEKTPPRAADATRAPLALGAAVEQASATRGLLLAALAVPGTEPQQPQIDPFTGLPVRNQDESGGEDDRTRDELSAAAQQARVRELASLADFDQAAGPSARDRLASTVTGSQVTSAEKYLTRFTDRPELSDADRSADPEKVEAALSARIDRMRSVESALGTAQVERLEALRDDDVTALELRLALLGGCLLIAVGVSTAVARTLTQPLAVLRIGAGRIAAEPETAEPVRYTGRNDEFAQVVRSINALHGRLHGLHHDVTGRLESLQAERGELVAGREALTHQRAELQVQVAELGSQLERLRNTVHHTFVNLSLRTLGLVERQLGVIEGMEEREQDPERLATLFKLDHMATVMRRHSENMLVLAGADHGQGHVNPIPLVDVLRAAVSEIERYERVTIQSLPPHAQIAGFAADDLSHLVAELLENATSFSPPDSHVELSGWLLETGEVMLSVQDEGIGMSAVRMSELNARLADPASFEAGEQAADGAGLGLQVTSLLAARHGVRVQLREQTGSGVTAVVVLPQALLPKAPPTASPPPVQLPGDAPTLNLPGSVAEANSNALPARSVPPEGDPLIAAAEETLRTTVTEPTPTETAPEASAPAAPPAEASAPAEPAPEAPPAGPVTEAPPAEPAPEASAPAEAVTEVPAPVRSADGPALLTGTEPVPDAGREAPAREESEAETTMQVRLPVQKDAPGPYAIGPDSHERAADAAATPVADAVPGPRQPLTGLGEEVPDPAPFPERLTDKGLPKRTPRIAAPAPAAPVARPGGLDREALRRRLGGFHQGAKDGRRDVESEIAEGGPQTDHHELEGRTDGRIDETGDTVEEARS from the coding sequence GTGCAGAAGAAGCGGCCTCGGAGCAAGGACGGCACGCGCGAGGAGTCCGGGGCCGTGCCCCAGGCGGCGAGCGCCTCCAAGCGGACCGTACGCGTACGCAACCGGCTCGTCGCCGGTGTTGCCGTCGTGGGGATCACCGTCATAGCTGCGGGCGCCCCTGCGGCCCTGGGTGCCTCCTCCGACCTCAACGAGTCCCAACGGCTGGTCACGCTCGCCGCGCTGAACCAGCAGGCCATCACCCTCGCGCACTCCCTCGCGGACGAGCGTGACGGTGTCGTCGCCCACATCGCCGGAGGGCGCGACGAGGCAGGCAAGGACGACACGGCGAGCCTCGCGGCCCGAGTCGACCAGCAGGTCGACGAGATCCGGGAGACCGCCCCTGCGGCCCTGCGCCGCGACCTCTCCGGCATCCCCTCGCTGCGCCGCACCGCGCTGACGGGCAAGGGTTCGGCGACGGAGGCCTACCAGGCGTACTCCGAGGTCGTGGCCAAGCTCCACGACCTCGCGGACGAACTCGCCGAGAAGACCCCGCCGCGCGCCGCCGACGCCACCAGGGCCCCGCTCGCCCTGGGCGCAGCCGTCGAGCAGGCCTCCGCGACCCGGGGGCTCCTGCTGGCCGCACTCGCGGTGCCCGGCACGGAGCCGCAGCAGCCGCAGATCGACCCCTTCACCGGCCTGCCCGTCCGGAACCAGGACGAGAGCGGCGGCGAGGACGACCGCACGCGCGACGAGCTGAGCGCCGCCGCCCAGCAGGCCCGGGTGCGTGAACTCGCCTCCCTCGCCGACTTCGACCAGGCTGCCGGCCCTTCCGCCAGGGACCGGCTCGCCTCCACGGTCACGGGCTCCCAGGTCACCAGCGCGGAGAAGTACCTCACCCGCTTCACCGACCGCCCCGAACTGTCGGACGCGGACCGGTCGGCCGACCCCGAGAAGGTCGAGGCGGCCCTCTCCGCCCGGATCGACCGCATGCGCAGCGTCGAGTCCGCCCTGGGAACGGCCCAGGTCGAACGACTCGAGGCACTGCGCGACGACGACGTCACCGCGCTCGAACTCCGCCTGGCCCTGCTCGGCGGCTGCCTGCTCATCGCCGTGGGCGTGTCCACCGCCGTCGCCCGCACCCTCACCCAGCCGCTGGCCGTCCTGCGCATCGGCGCCGGCCGCATCGCCGCCGAGCCGGAGACCGCCGAACCGGTCCGCTACACCGGGCGCAACGACGAGTTCGCCCAGGTCGTCCGGTCCATCAACGCCCTGCACGGCAGGCTGCACGGGCTGCACCACGACGTCACCGGACGGCTGGAGAGCCTCCAGGCCGAGCGCGGCGAACTCGTCGCCGGCCGTGAGGCCCTCACCCACCAGCGTGCCGAACTGCAGGTGCAGGTCGCGGAACTCGGCTCCCAGCTGGAGCGGCTGCGGAACACGGTCCACCACACCTTCGTGAACCTCTCGCTGCGCACCCTCGGCCTGGTCGAGCGTCAGCTCGGCGTGATCGAGGGCATGGAGGAGCGGGAGCAGGACCCGGAGCGCCTCGCCACGCTCTTCAAGCTGGACCACATGGCGACCGTGATGCGCCGGCACAGCGAGAACATGCTGGTCCTCGCGGGAGCCGATCACGGCCAGGGCCACGTGAACCCGATTCCGCTCGTCGACGTACTGCGCGCCGCGGTCAGCGAGATCGAGCGGTATGAGCGGGTCACCATCCAGTCCCTGCCGCCGCACGCCCAGATCGCCGGCTTCGCCGCCGACGACCTGAGTCACCTGGTCGCCGAACTCCTGGAGAACGCGACGTCCTTCTCGCCGCCCGACTCCCATGTCGAGCTCTCCGGCTGGCTGCTGGAGACCGGGGAGGTGATGCTCTCGGTCCAGGACGAGGGCATCGGCATGTCGGCGGTCCGGATGAGCGAGCTCAATGCCAGGCTTGCGGACCCGGCGTCCTTCGAAGCCGGTGAACAGGCCGCGGACGGGGCGGGTCTGGGACTTCAAGTGACGTCGCTCCTTGCTGCCCGCCACGGTGTGCGGGTCCAGTTGCGCGAGCAGACGGGGAGCGGGGTGACAGCGGTCGTGGTGCTTCCGCAGGCCCTGCTGCCCAAGGCCCCGCCGACCGCGTCCCCGCCGCCGGTCCAGCTGCCCGGCGACGCGCCCACGCTGAATCTTCCCGGGTCGGTCGCCGAGGCCAACTCGAACGCGCTGCCCGCCCGTTCCGTCCCTCCGGAGGGCGATCCCCTGATCGCCGCCGCCGAGGAGACCCTGCGCACGACGGTCACCGAGCCGACGCCCACGGAGACGGCCCCCGAGGCGTCCGCACCGGCGGCCCCGCCGGCCGAGGCGTCCGCACCGGCGGAACCCGCCCCCGAGGCACCCCCGGCCGGTCCCGTCACCGAAGCACCTCCTGCCGAACCCGCCCCTGAGGCATCCGCCCCGGCCGAAGCCGTCACCGAGGTGCCCGCACCGGTCCGGTCGGCCGACGGTCCCGCGCTCCTGACCGGCACCGAGCCCGTGCCCGATGCGGGTCGGGAGGCCCCGGCTCGCGAGGAGTCCGAGGCCGAGACCACGATGCAGGTCCGGCTCCCCGTGCAGAAGGACGCGCCGGGACCGTACGCCATAGGGCCCGACAGCCATGAGCGCGCCGCCGACGCCGCCGCGACGCCCGTGGCCGACGCCGTTCCCGGCCCCCGGCAGCCGCTGACCGGGCTCGGCGAGGAGGTGCCCGACCCGGCACCCTTTCCCGAGCGTCTCACCGACAAGGGCCTCCCCAAGCGCACGCCCAGAATCGCGGCGCCCGCACCGGCCGCGCCCGTTGCGCGTCCGGGCGGCCTGGACAGGGAAGCCCTGCGCCGCCGGCTCGGCGGATTCCACCAGGGAGCCAAGGACGGCCGGCGCGACGTGGAGAGCGAGATCGCCGAGGGCGGCCCGCAGACCGACCACCATGAGCTGGAAGGCCGTACCGACGGCCGTATCGATGAGACGGGGGACACAGTCGAGGAGGCACGCAGTTGA
- a CDS encoding MarR family winged helix-turn-helix transcriptional regulator translates to MHGSGSGDGPGASAGSGVDHEFLALERELAVFLRRARASSGEMAREVHPDLESAAYGLLVRLESTGRQRATDLAAYFGVGKATMSRQLRALETLGLVARETDPADGRASLVHLTDEGLARFRTVRDARRGRYARKLAGWDRAEVAELARLLHHLNERTES, encoded by the coding sequence GTGCACGGCAGCGGAAGCGGCGACGGACCCGGCGCAAGCGCCGGAAGCGGTGTGGACCACGAGTTCCTCGCGCTGGAGCGTGAGTTGGCGGTCTTCCTGCGCCGGGCGCGCGCCAGTTCCGGGGAGATGGCGCGCGAGGTCCACCCGGATCTGGAATCCGCCGCGTACGGACTTCTCGTACGGCTGGAGTCGACCGGGCGGCAGCGGGCCACCGATCTGGCGGCGTACTTCGGCGTCGGCAAGGCGACCATGAGCCGTCAGCTGCGGGCCCTGGAGACCCTCGGGCTCGTGGCGCGGGAGACCGACCCGGCGGACGGCCGTGCCTCGCTCGTCCACCTCACCGACGAGGGTCTCGCGCGCTTCCGCACGGTCCGTGACGCACGGCGCGGCCGGTACGCCCGCAAGCTCGCCGGCTGGGACCGTGCCGAAGTCGCGGAACTGGCCAGACTGCTGCACCACCTCAACGAGCGCACCGAGAGCTGA